The following proteins are co-located in the Rhea pennata isolate bPtePen1 chromosome 2, bPtePen1.pri, whole genome shotgun sequence genome:
- the PCMTD1 gene encoding protein-L-isoaspartate O-methyltransferase domain-containing protein 1 isoform X2 — protein MKILLKVGGILVMPIEDQLTQILRTGQNTWESKNILAVSFAPLVQPNRNDSGKHDTVGLPPCAVRNLQDLARIYIRRTLRNFINEEMKAKGIAQKAPPKRKRRRCRRRRINTYVFVGNQLIPQPLDSEEDEKMEDDNKEEEDKDHSEALKPEEPPRNLLREKIMSLPLPESLKAYLTYYREK, from the exons atgaaaattttattgaaaGTTGGAGGCATTTTAGTAATGCCTATAGAAGATCAG CTAACACAAATCCTGAGAACAGGACAGAACACGTGGGAAAGTAAAAATATCCTTGCTGTTTCATTTGCTCCACTAGTGCAACCAAACAGAAACGACAGTGGCAAACATGACACTGTGGGACTGC CTCCATGCGCTGTTAGGAATCTCCAGGACCTAGCTCGAATCTATATCAGACGCACCCTTAGAAACTTCATAAATGAGGAGATGAAAGCGAAGGGTATTGCTCAGAAGGCTCCTCCAAAACGAAAACGCAGGAGATGTCGTAGACGCAGGATTAACACCTATGTATTTGTTGGTAATCAACTCATTCCTCAACCTCTAGACAgtgaagaagatgaaaagatgGAAGACGataacaaagaggaagaggataaAGATCACAGTGAGGCCTTGAAGCCAGAAGAGCCTCCTCGAAATctgctgagagagaaaattatgAGTCTACCATTACCTGAATCTTTAAAAGCATACTTGACCTATTACAGAGAGAAATAA